A single region of the Lycium barbarum isolate Lr01 chromosome 2, ASM1917538v2, whole genome shotgun sequence genome encodes:
- the LOC132628355 gene encoding uncharacterized protein LOC132628355 — translation MEYLTRTLKNLQTHSTFKHYSRCKKLQLVQLSFADDLLLFSRGDIESIKALLECFQLFSKASGLVANVEKSSIYFGGVSNAEQLLIIRELGFAKGELPFKYLGVPLSTKRTTVFQYKPLVDKILERIQSWIARFLSYAGRIQLIKSVLFSVQIFWSQVFILPKKIVKVIESLCRKFLWIGSVEPSKKALIAWETLCLPKSACGLNLLDIQTWNKAAISKMLWNLCMKKDKKWIQWVHSYYIKGGSVWETQAKQASWIIRKILKANLTVAAAGYEEQDLIQMQQYSIKTMYLKLRGVYAKVHWRRLVCNNLGAPKWTFILYLAISRRLLTTDRLGKWGMIEDQKCPLYDDANETTDHLFFGCSYSTDVWKSLLIWQGISRSLMEWNEEIDWAVTNARGRAAGSILCRMILACGVYCIWAERNLRVFQTKTRPARDVIRQVIQDVYCKAYMKSSLHKKLSQLDFYPH, via the coding sequence TCTACATTCAAGCATTACTCTAGATGTAAGAAGCTGCAGTTAGTCCAACTTAGCTTTGCGGATGATCTGTTGTTGTTTAGTAGAGGTGACATTGAATCCATTAAGGCATTGCTTGAATGTTTCCAATTATTCTCAAAGGCATCTGGTTTGGTGGCAAACGTGGAAAAAAGTTCCATTTACTTTGGTGGAGTTAGTAATGCCGAGCAATTGCTGATTATCCGGGAACTTGGTTTTGCCAAAGGGGAACTGCCTTTTAAGTATTTGGGAGTGCCTCTGAGCACCAAAAGGACCACTGTTTTTCAATATAAACCGTTGGTGGATAAAATACTAGAGAGAATTCAGTCATGGATTGCTAGATTTCTTTCCTACGCTGGAAGAATTCAGTTGATCAAGTCTGTGTTATTCTCTGTGCAAATCTTCTGGTCTCAGGTATTTATACTACCAAAGAAGATTGTCAAAGTGATTGAGTCACTATGCAGGAAATTCTTGTGGATTGGAAGTGTTGAGCCTTCAAAAAAGGCTTTAATAGCTTGGGAAACTCTGTGTCTACCAAAATCTGCATGTGGTTTAAATTTACTTGATATCCAAACATGGAATAAGGCTGCCATAAGCAAGATGCTGTGGAATTTGTGCATGAAAAAAGATAAGAAATGGATACAATGGGTGCATTCCTACTACATAAAAGGTGGAAGTGTATGGGAGACCCAAGCTAAGCAGGCCTCTTGGATCATCAGGAAAATATTGAAGGCTAATTTGACTGTGGCAGCTGCTGGGTACGAGGAACAAGACCTGATACAGATGCAGCAATACTCCATCAAAACCATGTATTTGAAGCTGCGAGGTGTCTATGCAAAGGTGCACTGGAGAAGGTTAGTATGTAATAACTTAGGCGCCCCAAAGTGGACGTTTATCCTCTATTTGGCTATTTCAAGGAGGCTGCTTACTACAGATCGTTTGGGTAAATGGGGAATGATAGAAGATCAGAAGTGTCCTTTATATGATGATGCCAATGAAACTAcagatcatttattctttgggtgcTCTTACTCGACTGATGTATGGAAAAGCTTACTGATTTGGCAAGGCATTTCAAGAAGTCTTATGGAGTGGAATGAAGAAATTGACTGGGCTGTGACAAATGCTAGAGGACGAGCTGCTGGTTCTATTTTGTGTAGGATGATTCTGGCATGTGGAGTGTACTGTATTTGGGCTGAACGAAATCTTAGAGTTTTTCAAACAAAAACTAGGCCGGCTAGAGATGTTATTCGACAGGTAATCCAGGATGTGTACTGCAAGGCTTATATGAAGAGTAGCTTACATAAAAAGTTGAGTCAGTTGGACTTTTATCCTCATTAG